The bacterium DNA window TCGGCCTCAGCCTGAGCGAGAGCGCGGCCGCCACCGCGGTCAGCCTGGGCGACCTGCGCCCCTGGCTGGAGCGGGCCGCGGACGGCTCCGGAGAATCAGTCGGCAGCAAACCCCGGACGATCAAGAGCCTGGACCAGATCGCAGACCCGGGCCGAGGCTTGTTCGGACGGGCCTTGCGCGCGTTCGGCTGGCTGGTGCTGCGCGTGTTCAGCCGAGTGCTGTTCCGGGCCGAGATCCAAGGCCTGGAGAACCTCCCCGATCCGCCCTACATCCTGGCCCCCAACCATGTCTCGTACCTGGATTGGGTCGTGCTGTACGGGATGCTGCCGCGGCGGATCGCGCGCGAGGTCTACAGCGTGGGAGTGACCGACATCCTGGACCGTTTCCCGCTTTCGGCGCTCTGCTACCACGGACGGGTGATCAAGACCGGCACCCTCGCCACCACCGCCCTGTCGCTGGAGCGCTCGCAACTGGTGCTGGAGCGGGGTAAGCCGCTTATCATGTTCCCGGAGGGCAAGCGCTCTCTCGACAGCCGCACCGACACCCCCAAGCGCGGGCTGGGGCTTCTGGCCGTGCGCACCGGCGCAGCGGTGGTCCCGGTCTACATCCACGGCGCCTGGCGCAGCATGAGCCGGGCGCACCCGGCCCTGCGGCCGGTCAAGATAAGCCTGGAGGTTATGCCGCCGCTGG harbors:
- a CDS encoding 1-acyl-sn-glycerol-3-phosphate acyltransferase; the protein is LARALPSYQRVTRVLLSGEPLPRTRLGKLRRWEIAARLERENQAPVESDTAETDTDELLEFTRAWLKLPHTPRDSDSLEIDLGLDSLSRLEFLSAFERRFGLSLSESAAATAVSLGDLRPWLERAADGSGESVGSKPRTIKSLDQIADPGRGLFGRALRAFGWLVLRVFSRVLFRAEIQGLENLPDPPYILAPNHVSYLDWVVLYGMLPRRIAREVYSVGVTDILDRFPLSALCYHGRVIKTGTLATTALSLERSQLVLERGKPLIMFPEGKRSLDSRTDTPKRGLGLLAVRTGAAVVPVYIHGAWRSMSRAHPALRPVKISLEVMPPLDAALSERDLGRHWHTLMQERDPLD